The following are from one region of the Abditibacteriaceae bacterium genome:
- a CDS encoding VOC family protein, translating into MTASMTLFKQIGHVAFNVRDMDAALGFYRDTLGFDEMFRLHNDEGDLSIIYLRITDTQFLELFPAKGEIPADDRKFSHLCLEVDDLDAIVAELEKRGVAIVSGRTQGKAGSWQAWIADGEGNRIELMEIPADSLHRTSIARLNA; encoded by the coding sequence TTGACTGCATCAATGACACTTTTCAAACAAATCGGCCACGTTGCGTTCAACGTACGCGATATGGACGCAGCGCTCGGTTTCTACCGAGATACATTGGGCTTCGACGAAATGTTTCGTCTCCACAACGACGAAGGTGATTTATCGATTATTTATCTTCGCATCACCGATACGCAGTTTCTCGAACTGTTTCCCGCGAAAGGCGAAATTCCCGCCGACGACCGGAAGTTTTCGCATCTGTGTTTGGAAGTCGATGATTTGGACGCGATTGTCGCCGAACTGGAAAAACGCGGCGTCGCGATTGTTTCCGGTCGCACTCAGGGCAAAGCCGGAAGCTGGCAAGCGTGGATTGCAGATGGCGAAGGCAACCGCATCGAACTCATGGAAATTCCAGCAGACAGCCTGCATCGCACGAGTATTGCGCGTCTCAATGCCTAG
- a CDS encoding beta-galactosidase: MPILFLLLALVCGSRAFAATPPAPSAKPSLSLAAPAISSGPAVLDPNVTPYPRSSLWDFGNLLDAPAGKRGFVTTKGDHFVWQDGTRARFWGINVANTSLQEPDADIDRIVDNFRSAGFNLLRLHHFDERGGIIDLDAPDSRRFVAERLRKLDYWIYRAKQAGIYVYLDLLDYRRFKEGDGVPNAEAIGRAARPYNVFDPRLIELQKEYARKLMRDHVNPYTGLAYADDPAIVMLEIYDESGLYMRRGSWRTMPEPYATNFKKLWNDWLRTKYKSTGELMGAWTDARGVNALQKGESLENGTIEVPALTWNADTVPVKDRIYATLPRRNDGARFAYDVHIKFFKEMRDYLRNDLGVRIPVTATGRFEDIADLKSMAAGLDFIGSNFYYDHPYWAKGSPAWQPPSYFHNHNPMSDIDDRSMAAAISLARIKGKPFVVREWNYCWPNRNRAAGMVEAATYAALHDIDAMILFVYETRPTARVSYFNVRSDPTRWGLCGVAAQIFLKGLIQPSRHKIVIPYNNVDTFTYTRYHQPFYALGWATRVENDFYDGDVYRAADKNTDLILSPGRSGIGRFEGAPAVVHTSSLVRDLAGRTVYAPQYLAPYGLSAVGAARRTLTYDGLLFDSGTQRDRDVRIGLPLAPITAAGLRPIGYSLQSDFANGFVDPEKKQFIFGSLEPFDILRAALDAMDEFHGVENRHDATEQNVFSSDTGEMLRDAASGRLVVSAPGFQALAGNLWGVGRVLAPGLQVRNVRSGTLVALALDGQPITKSKRFLVKMVTDARNADELSGRDPRFVKSPNGQWRIDVLGRGPVTTFGKASSTPISVGIEGKALVDVYLERGSWELLVDGDKWEFYCDTPGAKFTLHRAAWNNGLKTAAQSGAQLQHIGRDGQTRPLPNNSSTGRLPVGGISALFPRDAAFVRAVN; encoded by the coding sequence GTGCCAATTCTTTTTTTGCTTCTCGCCCTCGTGTGTGGCTCGCGTGCTTTTGCTGCGACGCCGCCCGCTCCTTCAGCCAAACCGTCTTTGTCCCTCGCTGCGCCCGCGATTTCTTCCGGCCCCGCAGTTCTCGACCCGAATGTAACGCCCTACCCGCGCTCGTCGCTGTGGGATTTCGGCAATTTGCTTGATGCGCCCGCCGGCAAGCGTGGCTTTGTCACGACCAAAGGCGATCATTTCGTCTGGCAGGACGGCACGCGGGCGCGGTTCTGGGGCATCAACGTCGCCAACACGTCCTTGCAAGAACCCGATGCCGACATCGACCGCATCGTCGATAACTTTCGTTCGGCAGGCTTTAACCTGTTGCGCTTGCATCATTTTGACGAGCGCGGTGGCATCATCGACCTCGACGCGCCCGATTCGCGGCGTTTCGTGGCCGAGCGGTTGCGGAAGCTCGATTACTGGATTTATCGCGCCAAGCAAGCGGGCATTTATGTGTATTTGGATTTGCTCGATTACCGCCGCTTCAAAGAAGGCGACGGCGTGCCCAATGCGGAAGCCATCGGACGCGCCGCGCGCCCTTACAACGTCTTCGACCCGCGCCTGATTGAACTGCAGAAGGAATACGCAAGAAAACTGATGCGCGACCACGTCAATCCGTACACCGGTTTGGCGTATGCCGACGATCCGGCGATCGTGATGCTGGAAATTTACGACGAAAGCGGTTTGTACATGCGGCGCGGCAGCTGGCGCACCATGCCCGAGCCGTACGCCACCAACTTTAAGAAGCTGTGGAACGATTGGCTGCGTACGAAATACAAATCGACGGGCGAATTGATGGGCGCATGGACGGATGCGCGTGGCGTTAACGCTTTACAAAAGGGTGAAAGCCTCGAAAACGGTACGATTGAAGTTCCGGCCCTGACATGGAACGCCGACACAGTGCCGGTGAAAGATCGCATCTACGCGACATTACCGCGCCGCAACGATGGCGCACGTTTCGCCTACGACGTTCACATCAAGTTTTTCAAAGAAATGCGCGACTACTTGCGTAACGACTTGGGGGTGCGAATTCCCGTCACCGCGACGGGTCGTTTCGAGGACATCGCCGACTTGAAAAGCATGGCCGCCGGACTCGATTTCATCGGCTCCAACTTTTATTACGATCATCCGTATTGGGCGAAGGGAAGCCCGGCGTGGCAGCCTCCGAGCTACTTCCACAATCACAATCCGATGAGCGACATCGACGACCGCTCGATGGCTGCCGCGATTTCTCTTGCGCGCATCAAAGGCAAGCCGTTTGTGGTGCGCGAATGGAATTACTGCTGGCCCAACCGCAACCGCGCGGCGGGCATGGTCGAAGCGGCGACTTATGCAGCACTGCACGACATCGACGCGATGATTTTGTTTGTTTACGAAACGCGACCAACAGCGCGTGTTTCGTATTTCAATGTTCGCAGCGACCCGACACGCTGGGGACTTTGCGGCGTCGCAGCACAGATTTTCCTCAAGGGCTTGATTCAGCCCTCGCGCCATAAAATCGTCATCCCTTACAACAACGTTGATACTTTTACTTACACGCGTTATCACCAGCCGTTTTACGCGCTTGGCTGGGCGACGCGTGTTGAAAACGATTTCTACGACGGCGATGTGTACCGCGCCGCCGACAAGAACACCGATCTGATACTTTCGCCGGGGCGCAGCGGCATCGGACGCTTTGAAGGTGCGCCCGCTGTTGTCCATACCTCGTCCCTCGTGCGCGATTTAGCGGGACGCACGGTTTACGCACCGCAATATCTCGCGCCTTATGGATTAAGCGCTGTCGGCGCGGCACGACGCACCTTAACTTATGACGGCTTGTTGTTCGATAGTGGCACACAGCGCGACCGCGACGTGCGTATCGGCTTGCCGCTCGCGCCGATTACCGCCGCTGGCCTACGTCCCATCGGCTACAGTTTGCAAAGCGATTTCGCCAACGGTTTCGTCGATCCCGAAAAGAAGCAATTCATCTTCGGCTCGCTCGAACCGTTCGATATCTTGCGCGCGGCGCTCGATGCCATGGACGAATTCCACGGCGTCGAAAATCGCCACGACGCAACTGAACAAAACGTCTTTTCTTCTGACACCGGCGAAATGCTGCGCGATGCTGCCAGCGGTCGCTTGGTGGTTTCGGCTCCGGGCTTTCAAGCGTTAGCAGGCAATTTGTGGGGCGTCGGGCGCGTGCTTGCGCCTGGCTTGCAGGTTCGTAACGTGCGTTCGGGAACTTTGGTCGCTCTCGCGCTTGATGGACAACCAATTACCAAATCGAAACGTTTTCTCGTCAAGATGGTGACGGACGCGCGCAACGCCGACGAACTGTCGGGCCGCGACCCGCGTTTCGTAAAAAGCCCCAACGGACAATGGCGCATCGACGTTCTCGGGCGCGGGCCGGTGACAACATTCGGAAAAGCTTCCTCAACGCCGATTTCGGTTGGTATCGAAGGCAAAGCTCTGGTCGATGTTTATCTGGAGCGCGGTTCGTGGGAGCTTCTCGTCGATGGCGACAAATGGGAATTTTATTGCGATACGCCCGGGGCGAAGTTCACTTTGCACCGCGCGGCGTGGAATAATGGTCTGAAAACAGCGGCTCAAAGTGGCGCACAGTTGCAACATATCGGTCGAGACGGCCAAACTAGGCCGCTACCAAACAATTCTTCTACCGGCAGACTGCCAGTTGGCGGAATTTCGGCCCTGTTCCCGCGCGATGCCGCTTTTGTGCGCGCTGTTAATTAA
- a CDS encoding enoyl-ACP reductase, which produces MNDRPLAGKTGLIFGVANKRSIAWAIAQAWHEAGAKLIFNYQGERVKDNVEELASTFGEDVAIAPCDVSSDEEIKTFFDFVKTKTDRVDMLLHSVAFAPKESLSEPFVQTTREAFRISHDISAYSLIGLAREAAPLMTEGGSIVAMTYHGSTKVLPNYNVMGVAKAALEASARYLAFDLGKNNIRVNCISAGPTNTLAARGISGFGNMLSHVKEKAPLDWQGNAQELAGTGLFLVSEGSAKITGQVIYVDGGYEIMGM; this is translated from the coding sequence ATGAACGATCGACCGTTAGCAGGTAAAACCGGACTTATTTTTGGTGTCGCAAACAAGCGCAGCATCGCGTGGGCGATTGCTCAGGCGTGGCACGAAGCCGGTGCAAAACTCATTTTCAACTATCAGGGCGAACGCGTTAAAGATAACGTCGAAGAACTCGCCTCGACCTTCGGCGAAGATGTCGCCATCGCGCCGTGCGATGTTTCGAGCGACGAAGAAATCAAGACGTTTTTCGATTTCGTGAAGACCAAAACCGATCGCGTTGATATGCTGCTGCATTCGGTGGCATTCGCGCCCAAAGAATCGCTTTCCGAACCGTTTGTCCAGACGACGCGCGAAGCGTTTCGCATTTCTCACGACATTTCGGCGTATTCTCTCATCGGCCTCGCGCGCGAAGCTGCCCCACTAATGACCGAAGGCGGCTCGATTGTCGCCATGACTTATCACGGTTCGACCAAAGTGCTGCCCAACTACAACGTGATGGGCGTGGCAAAAGCGGCGCTCGAAGCCAGCGCGCGTTACCTCGCCTTCGATCTGGGCAAAAACAACATTCGCGTCAACTGCATTTCGGCGGGGCCGACAAACACGCTCGCGGCGCGCGGCATCTCAGGTTTTGGAAATATGCTGTCGCATGTCAAGGAAAAAGCGCCACTCGATTGGCAGGGCAATGCGCAGGAACTCGCCGGAACCGGCCTGTTTCTGGTTTCCGAAGGCTCTGCGAAAATTACCGGCCAAGTGATTTATGTCGATGGCGGCTACGAAATCATGGGCATGTGA
- a CDS encoding DUF4265 domain-containing protein, giving the protein MDELKKHPRPVWGDLADFAVQLRIVTGDERLDNPPRYEELPCQDLGDGFYKICCVPMFLYDLALGDVLKIGDGQLEGVAQESGQHTFRAYFGRAFMPFAREVLIDELAMMPGVITEWFSDDLLGLSAENDAVANELSRWLETAMSRGQLQYETGRAH; this is encoded by the coding sequence ATGGACGAACTGAAAAAACATCCGCGTCCGGTGTGGGGAGACCTGGCCGATTTCGCCGTTCAACTGCGCATCGTGACCGGCGACGAGCGACTCGATAATCCACCGCGCTACGAAGAACTGCCCTGCCAGGATTTGGGCGATGGCTTTTATAAAATCTGCTGTGTGCCGATGTTTCTTTACGACCTCGCGCTCGGCGATGTCTTAAAAATCGGCGACGGGCAACTCGAAGGCGTGGCGCAGGAATCAGGTCAGCACACGTTTCGCGCCTACTTTGGGCGCGCGTTTATGCCGTTCGCGCGCGAAGTTCTCATCGACGAATTAGCAATGATGCCCGGCGTGATTACCGAATGGTTTTCCGACGATTTGCTGGGCCTGAGCGCCGAAAACGACGCCGTCGCCAACGAGTTGTCGCGCTGGCTCGAAACTGCGATGTCACGCGGGCAGTTGCAATACGAAACCGGGCGCGCCCATTAG
- the pdxT gene encoding pyridoxal 5'-phosphate synthase glutaminase subunit PdxT, which produces MTIGVLALQGGYQAHVETLHACGISDVLLVRDAATLQKCDGLVIPGGESTTMSRLCDRYDLWPALQEWHAQGGGFFGTCAGLIFLAKNITGATQNFTQKTLGVLDVDVARNAYGAQNESFETALEATSALGDEPLSAIFIRAPRITRVGGDVEVLAQRDDEAVAVRRGNVMALAWHPEIAGEKRLHQLWLRDLQERRL; this is translated from the coding sequence ATGACTATCGGAGTTTTAGCTTTACAGGGTGGTTATCAGGCGCATGTTGAAACGCTGCACGCGTGCGGCATTTCCGACGTGTTGCTTGTGCGCGATGCCGCAACGCTGCAAAAGTGCGATGGGCTGGTTATCCCCGGCGGCGAAAGCACGACGATGAGTCGCTTGTGCGACCGCTACGACTTGTGGCCCGCGTTGCAGGAATGGCATGCGCAAGGCGGCGGTTTTTTCGGCACCTGCGCCGGCCTGATTTTTCTGGCCAAGAATATCACCGGCGCGACGCAGAATTTTACGCAAAAAACTCTCGGTGTTCTTGATGTCGATGTAGCGCGCAACGCTTACGGCGCACAAAACGAATCGTTTGAAACCGCGTTGGAAGCGACTTCGGCTTTGGGCGACGAGCCATTATCGGCTATTTTTATTCGCGCGCCGCGCATCACACGCGTTGGAGGCGATGTCGAAGTTCTGGCGCAACGCGATGACGAAGCCGTTGCCGTCCGGCGCGGCAACGTGATGGCGCTTGCATGGCATCCCGAGATTGCAGGCGAAAAGCGTTTGCATCAGTTGTGGCTCCGCGATTTACAGGAGCGCCGTTTATGA
- a CDS encoding HD domain-containing phosphohydrolase produces the protein MTSAIQVQAEVILKNARVLIVDDEPINVRLLQRILQNAGYHDIACVYDSREVLSFVEGETPDIVLLDWMMPHLNGLDVLRQLQHQECARYLPILVLTADVTAQTREEALAGGAKDFLTKPFDQAEVLLRVKNLLETRFLHLAQQEQNRSLEERVLERTRDLENSQAEMLQRLAQAAEFRDDDTGQHTQRVGELAGRLAAVIGLDADTIALIRRAAPLHDVGKIGISDAILLKPGKLSPEEFVVMKTHAQIGAALLKDGHSPLVQIAETIAFSHHERWDGGGYPQGLRGEEIPIEGRILAIVDVFDALTNERPYKKAWSVEQALEEIERNAGTQFDPAAVAAFLQMMRGE, from the coding sequence ATGACCTCAGCCATACAGGTGCAAGCGGAAGTAATTTTGAAGAATGCGCGCGTTCTCATCGTAGATGACGAACCGATTAATGTCCGACTCCTTCAAAGGATTCTGCAGAATGCCGGTTATCACGACATCGCCTGCGTGTACGATTCGCGCGAAGTGTTGTCGTTTGTCGAGGGCGAAACTCCCGATATCGTGCTGCTCGATTGGATGATGCCGCATCTGAACGGTCTTGACGTTTTGCGGCAACTGCAACATCAGGAGTGCGCCCGCTATCTGCCGATTCTCGTGCTCACTGCCGACGTAACGGCGCAAACGCGCGAAGAAGCCCTCGCCGGTGGCGCGAAGGATTTTCTCACCAAGCCATTCGATCAGGCCGAGGTGTTGTTGCGTGTCAAAAATCTGCTGGAAACGCGCTTTCTCCATCTCGCGCAGCAGGAGCAAAACCGCTCACTGGAAGAACGGGTTCTCGAACGCACGCGCGACTTGGAAAATTCTCAGGCCGAAATGCTGCAGCGTTTGGCGCAAGCCGCCGAATTCCGCGACGACGATACCGGCCAACACACGCAACGTGTCGGCGAACTGGCCGGACGTTTGGCGGCTGTGATCGGTCTGGACGCCGATACGATTGCTCTTATTCGCCGCGCTGCACCTCTTCATGATGTCGGAAAAATCGGCATTTCCGACGCGATTTTGCTCAAGCCCGGAAAGCTTTCGCCCGAAGAATTTGTGGTGATGAAAACGCACGCCCAAATCGGCGCCGCACTCCTGAAAGACGGCCACTCGCCGCTTGTGCAAATTGCCGAAACCATCGCGTTTAGTCATCACGAGCGCTGGGACGGCGGCGGGTACCCGCAAGGATTACGCGGCGAAGAAATTCCCATCGAGGGCCGAATTCTGGCAATTGTCGATGTCTTCGATGCCTTGACTAATGAGCGCCCTTACAAAAAAGCGTGGTCTGTCGAACAAGCGTTGGAAGAAATCGAGCGCAACGCCGGAACACAATTCGATCCGGCGGCTGTTGCCGCGTTTCTCCAAATGATGCGCGGCGAATAA